The genomic region GACCAGCGCATCGGCCCGGAGATCCTCAAGAACACTATCGAGACCTATCGCAAGCTGCGCAACTCGATCCGCTGGATGCTCGGCACGCTGCATCATTTCAAGCCGAGCGAGAAAGTCGCCTTTGCCGAGATGCCCGAGCTCGAGCGGCTGATGCTGCACGAGCTCGCCGGCCACGCCGAGACCATCCGCAAGGCCTATGCCGACTTCGACTACAAGACCGTGGTCGCAAGCCTCGCGGCGTTCATGAACTCCGAGCTGTCGGCGTTCTACTTCGACATCCGCAAGGACACGCTGTATTGCGATCCGCCGTCCTCGGTGGCGCGCAAGGCGGCGCTGACCACGATCGATCTGCTCTGCGACGCGATCCTGAAATGGCTGGCGCCGATCCTCAGCTTCACCACCGACGAGGCCTGGCGGATGTATCGGCCGAACGCCGAGCCTTCGGTGCATCTGACGTTGTTCCCCGAAGGTCTCGAGCAGTTCCGCGACGACGCGCTTGCCGCGAAGTGGGAGACGATCCGCAACGTTCGCCGCGTCGTCACCGGTGCGCTCGAACTCGAACGCGCCGCCAAGCGCATCGGCTCCTCGCTCGAGGCATCGCCGGTGATCTACGTCGCCGACCGGCAGATGCTGGCCACATTGTTCGACATCGATCTCGCCGAAGTCTGCATCACCTCGAACTACGAGGTGCGCGAGGGCGAGGCGCCGGCGAACGCCTTTCGCCTGGATACCGTGCCTGGCGTTGCGGTCGTGGTCGAGAAGGCGGTCGGCACCAAATGCGCCCGTTCGTGGAAGATCCTGCCGACGGTGGGCGAGGACGGCGAATATCCCGACGTCTCGCCGCGCGATGCGCAAGCGCTGCGCGAATGGAAGGCGCTGGGGGGCATCTCCTAATTGTCCGTCGTCCCGGCGAAAGCCGGGACCCATAACCACTGCTGTCTCGAATGGACGAAGGTTGATGACCCCGAGTCATTCAAACAATACCCGGCACGGCGTATGGGTCCCGGCCTTCGCCGGGACGACGCCATTGGCGGCAAGCCGATGACCCCTCCCCTCCGCACCGGCGTGATCACGGCGATCATCACCCTGATCGCCGACCAGGCCTCCAAGCTCTGGCTGCTCCACGTCCTCGACATCGCGCACCACGCCCCGGTGACCGTGACGCCGTTCTTCGACCTGGTGCTCGCCTGGAATCCCGGGATCAGTTTCGGCTGGTTCCAGAGCGAGACCCCGGCGGCCCAGATCCTGCTGATGGTGATCAAGGCCGCGGCCGTGATCGCGCTGGCGATCTGGATGGCGCGGTCGCGGACCTGGCTCGCGACGGTGTCGCTCGGCCTGATCATCGGCGGTGCCATCGGGAACGGCATCGACCGCTTCGCCTATGGCGCGGTGGTCGATTTTGCCCTGCTTCATGCCGAGATCGGGGGAAAAACCTTCAATTGGTACATCTTCAACCTCGCCGACGTAGCCATCGTTGCTGGCGTGGCAGCCCTATTGTATGATTCTGTGGTGGGGACCCCCGCCGTAAAAGCGCCCTGATCCCGGCCGATACGAGCCGGTCAGCGGTCGACACCTGTGTCAAGCGGAACTGTGCCTAAGCCAGTGATCGCTTTGACGAAATTTGAGATGGGAATGGCGCGATGCGCAACACCAAAGCCCGCGGTTACCTGATCGAGACGTCCCGGCTGCCGCTGATGCGCGGCCTGCGCCTGGCGTTCGTCGCAGCCGGGATCGGCCTTGTCATGACGGCCGGCCCGGTGCGCGCCGGCGACGATGAGGATGACGGCGACGACGGCCTGACCTTCGAAGAGCGGATCGTCGACAATCTGATGACCGGGCTCGGCGCCAAGAGCGCGGCCAGCAAGGGCATCGACTACCGCGAGCGCTCGCCGCTGGTGGTGCCGCCGAAGCTCGATTTGCCCCCGCCGGCATCGACCGCCCAGGTCAACGCGCCGAACTGGCCGAAGGACCCTGATATCGCGGCGCGCAAGGCTGCGATTGCGGCGCGCAAGAAGGAAGTCAAGAAGGAGCCGTGGCAGTCGGCAGTGGCGTTGACGCCGGCCGAGATCGAGGCCGGCCGCAAGCAGCAGACCGCCACCGATGGCCGCAAGGAGCCGCTGGAGCCCGGCGTGAGCACCAATCCATCGCTGATGCCGAGCCAGCTCGGTTACACCGGCGGCCTGCTCGGCATGTTCAAGGGGAACAGCAGCGAGTCCAAACCCTTCAAGGGCGAGCCGACGCGCGAATCCCTGACCGAGCCGCCGCCGGGCTACCAGACACCGTCCGGGGGCTATGCCTACGGCACCGGCCCGCAGGCGCCGATGGCGAAGGAAGGCCAGTACGACGTCATGACCGGAAAACCGGTGCAGTGACGCTTGG from Bradyrhizobium elkanii USDA 76 harbors:
- the lspA gene encoding signal peptidase II, with amino-acid sequence MTPPLRTGVITAIITLIADQASKLWLLHVLDIAHHAPVTVTPFFDLVLAWNPGISFGWFQSETPAAQILLMVIKAAAVIALAIWMARSRTWLATVSLGLIIGGAIGNGIDRFAYGAVVDFALLHAEIGGKTFNWYIFNLADVAIVAGVAALLYDSVVGTPAVKAP